A region from the Kribbella shirazensis genome encodes:
- a CDS encoding amidohydrolase family protein, with protein sequence MYEKNGEKYYVVDAHVHIWDGRESNLKNVHGKQFIDCFYDYHKNLSPEEVVWDYDTYTYYGGQRLMKDLFEEGYVDHAIFQATLLSDFYKTGFGQTEEAFGLATEHPDKLTYNHAYDPRYGEAGLEQLRRDADRMQLKGVKLYTAEWHGDSRGYKLDDPWSRCYLEECLKLGITNIHVHKGPTIRPLDRDAFDVADIDKVATDYLDLNFIVEHVGLPRLEDFCWIATQESNVYGGLAVAIPFIHTRPRYFAQIIGELLYWIGEDKIFFASDYALWTPKWLVEKFVDFQIPADMTEYAPITTDQKKKILGLNAAAMYDLDVPADLRLPTVAGDAGVEVAAGARS encoded by the coding sequence ATGTACGAGAAGAACGGTGAGAAGTACTACGTGGTCGACGCACACGTGCACATCTGGGACGGCCGCGAGTCGAACCTGAAGAACGTGCACGGCAAGCAGTTCATCGACTGCTTCTACGACTACCACAAGAACCTCAGCCCGGAAGAGGTCGTCTGGGATTACGACACCTACACGTACTACGGCGGCCAGCGGCTGATGAAGGACCTCTTCGAGGAGGGGTACGTCGATCACGCGATCTTCCAGGCCACACTGCTCAGCGACTTCTACAAGACCGGGTTCGGCCAGACCGAGGAGGCGTTCGGCCTGGCCACCGAGCACCCGGACAAGCTCACCTACAACCACGCCTACGATCCCCGGTACGGCGAGGCCGGCCTCGAACAACTGCGCCGGGACGCCGACCGGATGCAGCTCAAAGGCGTGAAGCTCTACACCGCCGAGTGGCACGGCGACTCCCGCGGCTACAAGCTCGACGACCCGTGGTCGCGCTGCTATCTCGAGGAGTGCCTGAAGCTCGGCATCACCAACATCCACGTCCACAAGGGCCCGACGATCCGCCCGCTGGACCGGGACGCCTTCGACGTCGCCGACATCGACAAGGTCGCGACCGACTACCTCGACCTCAACTTCATCGTCGAGCACGTCGGCCTGCCGCGACTCGAGGACTTCTGCTGGATCGCGACCCAGGAGTCCAACGTGTACGGCGGTCTCGCGGTGGCGATACCGTTCATCCACACCCGGCCGCGGTACTTCGCCCAGATCATCGGTGAGTTGCTCTACTGGATCGGCGAGGACAAGATCTTCTTCGCCAGCGACTACGCCCTGTGGACACCGAAGTGGCTGGTCGAGAAGTTCGTCGACTTCCAGATCCCGGCCGACATGACGGAGTACGCACCGATCACGACGGATCAGAAGAAGAAGATCCTCGGTCTCAACGCGGCCGCGATGTACGACCTCGACGTCCCGGCCGACCTCCGGCTTCCGACCGTGGCCGGCGACGCCGGAGTCGAGGTAGCGGCCGGCGCACGCTCATGA
- a CDS encoding iron-sulfur cluster assembly protein, giving the protein MTAVATSLVDEVLAALATVMDPELDEPITELGFVRSIRLDDTGVTVHLRLPTSFCSPNFAYLMASDAQDALRRVEGLGRIVVQLDDHHDSEKINAGLVADAGYVGTFGVEADTSLDELRSIFLRKAHTAAMERSAARLLRDTDLTVDDLHLITLAQLPEGRTKEALLRRRVAIGLGVDPGEPVVVDEYGGPLEPSAVPLRLRFAKAVRISIEGNSHFCRGLLATRYADAEPGGMSTRVTNLRSTS; this is encoded by the coding sequence ATGACCGCCGTCGCAACCTCTCTGGTGGACGAGGTCCTGGCTGCCCTGGCGACGGTCATGGATCCCGAGCTGGACGAGCCGATCACCGAGCTGGGATTCGTCCGGTCGATCCGTCTGGACGACACGGGAGTGACCGTTCACCTCAGGCTGCCGACGTCGTTCTGTTCGCCGAATTTCGCCTATCTCATGGCGTCGGACGCTCAGGACGCGTTGCGACGGGTTGAGGGTCTGGGACGGATCGTGGTGCAGCTCGACGATCACCACGACTCGGAGAAGATCAACGCCGGCCTGGTCGCGGACGCCGGGTACGTCGGCACGTTCGGCGTCGAGGCGGACACCAGCCTGGACGAGCTGCGCTCGATCTTCCTCCGCAAGGCGCACACCGCGGCGATGGAACGCTCTGCCGCCCGGTTGCTGCGCGACACCGACCTGACAGTCGACGACCTGCACCTGATCACGCTCGCCCAGCTGCCGGAAGGGCGCACCAAGGAGGCACTACTGCGCCGCCGCGTCGCCATCGGCCTCGGCGTCGACCCTGGCGAACCGGTTGTCGTCGACGAGTACGGCGGGCCGCTCGAACCGTCGGCCGTCCCGCTTCGGCTGCGGTTCGCCAAGGCCGTCCGCATCTCGATCGAGGGCAACTCACACTTCTGCCGCGGACTGCTCGCGACCCGGTACGCCGACGCCGAGCCCGGCGGCATGTCAACCCGAGTCACGAATCTGAGGAGCACATCATGA
- a CDS encoding NAD(P)-dependent alcohol dehydrogenase — protein sequence MRAVQVVGYHTKLQLTDVAEPAVQGPLDVVVRIGGAGVCRTDLHILEGQWAEKTGVALPYTIGHENAGWVHAVGAAVTNVKVGDKVILHPLITCGLCRACRFGDDVHCENSQFAGIDTNGGYAEYLRTTARSVVRIDDNLEPADVAALADAGLTAYHAAAKAARATRPGDVCVIIGAGGLGHIGIQVLKAISAATLVVVDRNPAAVRLAVEIGADLGIVADGTQVDDVLELTGGKGAEAVIDFVGEGGATAEGVAMLRRAGNYYVVGYGENIDVPTIDIISTEINFIGNLVGSYNDLQELMVLAAQGKVTLHTTKYPLADFQQAIDDLDAGRVRGRAILIP from the coding sequence ATGAGAGCGGTCCAGGTGGTCGGTTACCACACGAAGCTGCAGCTGACCGACGTAGCAGAGCCTGCTGTTCAGGGCCCGCTCGACGTCGTCGTCCGGATCGGTGGCGCCGGCGTCTGCCGGACCGACCTCCACATCCTGGAGGGCCAATGGGCGGAGAAGACCGGCGTCGCGCTGCCGTACACGATCGGCCACGAGAACGCGGGCTGGGTGCACGCCGTCGGTGCGGCGGTTACGAACGTGAAGGTCGGTGACAAGGTCATCCTGCACCCACTGATCACCTGCGGTCTGTGCCGTGCCTGCCGGTTCGGTGACGACGTGCACTGTGAGAACAGCCAGTTCGCGGGCATCGACACGAACGGTGGGTACGCCGAGTACCTGCGCACCACCGCCCGCAGCGTGGTCCGGATCGACGACAACCTGGAGCCGGCGGACGTCGCGGCCCTGGCCGATGCGGGCCTGACGGCGTACCACGCGGCGGCGAAGGCAGCGCGCGCCACTCGGCCGGGGGATGTCTGCGTGATCATCGGCGCCGGCGGCCTCGGCCACATCGGCATCCAGGTGCTGAAGGCGATCTCGGCCGCGACCCTCGTCGTGGTGGACCGGAACCCGGCCGCGGTCCGGCTCGCCGTGGAGATCGGCGCCGACCTCGGCATCGTTGCCGACGGCACCCAAGTGGACGACGTGCTGGAGCTGACGGGCGGGAAGGGCGCGGAGGCCGTGATCGACTTCGTCGGCGAGGGCGGCGCCACCGCCGAGGGCGTGGCGATGCTGCGCCGGGCCGGCAACTACTACGTCGTCGGGTACGGCGAGAACATCGACGTACCGACGATCGACATCATCTCGACCGAGATCAACTTCATCGGCAATCTCGTCGGTTCGTACAACGACCTGCAGGAGCTGATGGTGCTCGCCGCGCAGGGCAAGGTCACCCTGCACACCACCAAGTACCCGCTCGCCGACTTCCAGCAGGCGATCGACGACCTCGACGCGGGCAGGGTCCGCGGCCGGGCGATTCTCATCCCGTGA